AGCTGATCGGCCATGTTCCGCTCTATTCGGACTATGATATGGAAGGCGGAGAGAAAGCTTGATGGAGAACAGCATATTTTTCGGATATGAAGCGATGCGGGAAAAAGCAGGTGAACGATATATCGATGAATTCCTGCATCAGGCATCCATGAAATTGCAGTGCGGGCGAGACTCAGAGAAAGACTTCTGCATTGTAGCTTATATGAAACAATTGATAGGCGAGTTACAAGGGATAAGCTGCGGAAAGTGCACCTTATGCAGACTTTCCTTAAATCAGCTGAAGCTAATTTTCGATGATGCGGTCTCTGGCGAGGGTAAATCGGATGATATCAGTATGATAAGGCTGTTATGCGAAGCGTTGGAATACGGAACTGATTGTGAGTTTGGCAAAAAAGCCGCTGCATTCATCGAGTGTACTGCGAACGAGAATCTCACGGAGATTGAGGAACATATCGTGCAGAGAACCTGCAGGGCAATGGTATGCGGAGGAGGCATAACGTATCATATTTTGGGCGTTGCTTGCCGTGGCTGCGGAGCGTGCCTTGATGCTTGTACTGAACAAGCGATCAACGGAAAACCAGGATATATCCATATGATTGATAACGATGCGTGTATCAAATGTGGAACGTGCTTAGAAGTGTGCCCTAATCATGCAATCGAGAGCGCTGGGGCCGTCAAGCCGAAGTGTCCGGATCGATTGACCAAAGTGGGACATTTTAGAAATAGAAAATAAAAGTGAGGAGGAGAAAATGACCAGCATTCAGACAGAACTGGCGATTGTTGCCGCAGGCCCGGCGGGACTGGCAGCGGCGATTACTGCGGCAGAAAGGGACATTGAAGTAGTAGTTTTTGAAAAAGCATCCGTTGCGGGAGGAACTGCCAATATGGGGATGGGACCTTTGGGAGTGGAGAGCCGCCTGCAGAAGGAATTGTTGATTGGCATTACAAAAGAAGAAGCGTTTCAAATTATGATGGAGCATACACACTGGAACGTGGATGCAAGATTGGTTCGTGAGTATTTATGGAAATCAGGTGAGACGATAGACTGGCTTGAGGATATGGGCGTTACGTTTGACAGGCCAACAAAATACTATCCCGGAGCCGATGAAACATGGCATGTTGTAAAGCCGGAAGACGGAGGAATCCCCGGACCCAGGGCAGCTTCTGCTATGACAAAAGTTATGTATCAACAAGCGAAGAAACTGGGCGTCCAGTTTCATTTCGAAACACCGGTTAAGTCGCTGATAAAAGATGACAGCGGTAGAATAACGGGTTTCAAGGCAGAAGCGGCTAACGGTGAGATCTATGAAGTTGAGGCAAAGGCAGTGCTTGTAGCCTGTGGCGGATTCGGGAACAACCCGGAAATGATCCGTGAATATACCGGACATGTTGATGGAAAGGATATGTATGGTTTCAGGATACCGGGAATTGACGGTGATGGATTGAAAATGGTGTGGAATGCCGGCGGTGGGAAAAGTCATATGGAAATGGAGCGAATTCTGGGAAATGAGATACCAAATGTAGGATGCTTTACCAGCAAGCTTATTTTTTCGCAGGCTAGCGCCTTAATTATCAATCGTCAGGGATACCGTATTATAAATGAAGAGGAAATCAAAAACGGGGCTGTAGCTGCAAACAGCATTTCCAGACAATATAAAAGGGATGCATTCCAAATCATTGATGACAGCATTATCAAACATTTTAAAAGGAATGGACCTGATTTTCCAAGCACAGTTTTCCGCAGTGATTTCACCAAACTGTTCTATGATGAAATCGACGATATGATCGAACAGTATCCCGAAGCGGTATTCAAGGCAGATACCATCGAGCAGCTGGCGGAAAAACTGGGTATTAACATGGATACGCTCATAAATACCATTGAGGAGTATAATGAGGGTTGTGAAAAAGGCTATGATGACGTCATGGGCAAAAACCGTAAGTATCTGCATCCGCTGATCGGGAGGACGTTTTATGCACAGCGCATCTCCTCCAGTGCTTACGGCTCACTGGGCGGCGTTAGGACCAATCACAAACTGGAAGTACTGACAGATGAATTTGAAACAATCCCCGGGTTATATGCGGCGGGTACAGATGTATGTGACCTTTATGCAGGCACCTATTGTTACAGACTTGGGGGGAATACCATGGGCTTTGCGATTAATAGCGGAAGAATTGCGGCAGATGCTGCGGTGGATTATATCTTTGATTCGATAGAATAATTGAGGATGGTGGAAAAAATGAATAAGGTCGAAACTGGGTTTGGTAAAAAAGGTTGGATACTAATCATTTATTGTCTCATTACTTTCTATGTTTGTACAGCTTTTAAAGATACTATGAATGTCGCTGTATATACCTTTCAGGAAAAATACGGCTGGAGTCAGACGCTGCTTCTCTCTCTTGCATCCATCGGTTCTTATGTGACCTGTATCGTCATTTACATACTCGGAATACTGAATGCAACAGGTAAGCTGAAATTAAGGAATGTTGCTTTGATTACAGGGCTTATCTATGCCTGTACAATTTCATTATGGGGGCTGATCCATAGTCTGGGGATTTTTATTGTAAATTATATTGTCATGACGGTAGGATATACGGTCTGGTCCCAATATGCAAACAACTCCATCTGTGCAAACTGGTTCCCCAAAAAAAGCGGCGCGGTATTAGGCTGGACGACAATCGGGTTTCCTCTTGCTGCTGCAACCAATGCCTTACTATTTATGACGCTAATGAAGCACATGACGTTTGAAAAGGTTTACTTACTGTTTGGGATTCTTACCTTGTTCGTATGTATTTGGGGATATTTCGGCTTTAGGGATTACCCCGAAGAGATGGGGTACCATCCGGATAATGACACTTCGATGACACAGGATAAGATAAAGGAATTTCTTGAACAGGAAGATGGAATCTCCAAAAGCAGCATTTGGACAACATCAAGGATGCTTGCGACAAAAGAAACCTGGTTTATCTCAATCAGTAATGGAGTGATGCTGCTTTTGGCTAGCGGTTCGATGGGTCAAATGGTTGTACGTTTCGTTTCCGGAGGCATGGAACTGGAGATGGCAATTAAGATGATGACGGTCGTTGGCATTTTTGCAATGGTCGGAAGCTGGGCTTTTGGAAAATATGATTATCGGGCCGGAGTAAAAAAAGCGGTTTTGCTTGGAATTGTGATGATGTTTGTGGCTTGCGGCCTTTATTCCATTAACTCCTTTGTACCGATGGTGGTTGGGGCGGCAATCATCGGTGCGGGATTAGGCGGATCATCTAACTTTGTTGTTTCCTGTACCTCCTATTACTGGAAACGTAAGAATTTCAAAAAAGCCTATGGTACGATACTGACAATTACTACTGTGATTGGAAGCGCCGGAGCTCTTGTGGTTGCAAATCTTGCAAATGTTTTTAATTATTCGGTAGCATATTGGTTATTAATGGTTTTGGCGGCAATCGCCTTCCTGTGTATGCTTTTCGTAAAAGAAGGCTTCGTGGAACGCTATGAAGAGCAATTAAGTAAAATCTGATTTTACGAAAGATCGGGAGGCTGCTTTCCAGGAAATCCTCCCGATCTTCGTATCTGAATACCCCAATATAAAAAAAGAAAGAAAAATTAACATTCTCTCTTCAAATGTTCAAATAAGACATAATGTCACAAAGTGTTCTGTTTTTCGAACCAGAAAAGGCTTACACTTGCATTGAAATCTAATTCCGAAGGAGTTGGGTTTGCTATTACTAGATTTATTTTTATAATGGGGGAGAAGAAGGAATGGAAAAACAAGCAAGAAAAGGCTTTGGCAAAGGGTGGGTTTTAATCTTATATGCTTTTTTGGCATATTTTACAGCAACAGCAGTGGGAAGTGCAATGAATGTCGCTGCCGGTACTTTATCGGATCTGCGAGGATGGAGCAGCACCTTATTGACCAGCTTTATTTCGCTGGGGTGCATCGCAAATATTGTTGCAGGATTTGTGTTCGGACGTTTATCGATCAATCACTCGGCGAAAAAATTAAGCATACTTTGCAGTATTGTTTATATCGCAGCGTTGCTTGGCCTTGGCTTAACTTCACAAATATGGATTTTTGCAGCTTGCCTTATCATAGCCAACGGCATTTCCAGCGCGCTGGGATATCAATTGTCACCTGTTATCATATCGAAGTGGTTCCCTAAAAGAAAAGGGATGATCATGGGGATTGTTACCATGGGTATTCCTTTCTGTGCAGGTGTAGCTTCATTGATCTATCATGCAGGCTATTCAAGATTTGGCGCTGTGGGTGGATTTTCTGGTTTTATCGTCGTTGCCGCTGCTGCAGGGATCATATTAGCACTCTTCATTACCGACGATCCGGCGAAGGTCGGATACATTCCTGACAATGGCGTTGCTGCGGTAAGTAAAGCTGATAAAGTCATAAATAAAAACAGCATTTGGACAACAGGAAAACTATTAAAAACGCCGCAAGTTTGGATTCATGGTATCGCATTGGGACTTCAACTGACTTTTGCAAGCGGATTAATGGTACAGCTGATCCCAAGACTGCTGGAACTCGGTTATAATATCAACACTGCTGCAACCATGATGATTGCATCAGGGTTACTGGCATGTGTCGGCAGTTACCTCTGCGGTTTGATCGACCAGAAGGTTGGAGCGCGCAGAGCTGCCTATACATCATATATCTTTGGAGCAGTGGCGATGTTTACAAATTTGACCGGCACCGCAGTTGGGGTTTGGATTTCTCTAGTCTGCATCGGTATGGTTGTCGGAGGTGCGGCAAACTGGCCGGCATCTCTTTGTATTGAATTGTTTGGGGAGGATTTTGCAAACGGCTATGGTGTAATTCAGCCTATCATTCAATTAGTCGGCGCCGCGGGGCCAGCATTTTTTGCACTGATCGCAGGAGCGACAGGAGGCTACCGGATTCCTTATCTGGCTGGTGCAGGGCTTATGATTGCAGGCTTGCTCATGTTTGCATTATTGGCCAAATCCGATTTCGTAAAAAAGGAAGAAGCCAAATATATGAATGCGTAAAATTTTTGGTTCACTTAAGATAAGAACAGGCTATGACTGAGGAGCCCGGAGGAATTCTGAGGCTCCTTTTCCTTATGCTGTTCATTAAGTACAGGGACTTTTCCTGCATGACTGTAGACAAATCGGGAGAGGAACTGTATAGTAAAATCTATAAATTACCAATGAACAAGAAAGGTACAACCATGGGACATATTACAAGTAAGGACGCCTATAAAAATCTTGAAGAGAGAATCAACTGGTTCACCCAGGGAGCTCCGCCATCGGACAGCCTGTATAAAATATTGCAAGTTCTCTATACAGAGCCGGAAGCCAAGCGGGTCGCGTTATTGCCGGTTCGTCCGTTTACTGCGAAAAAAGCAGCAAAAATTTGGAAGATCAGCGAAGGAAAAGCGGAATCCTTTCTGGAGCATCTTTGTGAGAAGGCGCTCCAGGTGGATTCGTAT
This genomic window from Clostridiales bacterium contains:
- a CDS encoding 4Fe-4S dicluster domain-containing protein codes for the protein MENSIFFGYEAMREKAGERYIDEFLHQASMKLQCGRDSEKDFCIVAYMKQLIGELQGISCGKCTLCRLSLNQLKLIFDDAVSGEGKSDDISMIRLLCEALEYGTDCEFGKKAAAFIECTANENLTEIEEHIVQRTCRAMVCGGGITYHILGVACRGCGACLDACTEQAINGKPGYIHMIDNDACIKCGTCLEVCPNHAIESAGAVKPKCPDRLTKVGHFRNRK
- a CDS encoding FAD-dependent oxidoreductase, producing the protein MTSIQTELAIVAAGPAGLAAAITAAERDIEVVVFEKASVAGGTANMGMGPLGVESRLQKELLIGITKEEAFQIMMEHTHWNVDARLVREYLWKSGETIDWLEDMGVTFDRPTKYYPGADETWHVVKPEDGGIPGPRAASAMTKVMYQQAKKLGVQFHFETPVKSLIKDDSGRITGFKAEAANGEIYEVEAKAVLVACGGFGNNPEMIREYTGHVDGKDMYGFRIPGIDGDGLKMVWNAGGGKSHMEMERILGNEIPNVGCFTSKLIFSQASALIINRQGYRIINEEEIKNGAVAANSISRQYKRDAFQIIDDSIIKHFKRNGPDFPSTVFRSDFTKLFYDEIDDMIEQYPEAVFKADTIEQLAEKLGINMDTLINTIEEYNEGCEKGYDDVMGKNRKYLHPLIGRTFYAQRISSSAYGSLGGVRTNHKLEVLTDEFETIPGLYAAGTDVCDLYAGTYCYRLGGNTMGFAINSGRIAADAAVDYIFDSIE
- a CDS encoding OFA family MFS transporter, which encodes MVEKMNKVETGFGKKGWILIIYCLITFYVCTAFKDTMNVAVYTFQEKYGWSQTLLLSLASIGSYVTCIVIYILGILNATGKLKLRNVALITGLIYACTISLWGLIHSLGIFIVNYIVMTVGYTVWSQYANNSICANWFPKKSGAVLGWTTIGFPLAAATNALLFMTLMKHMTFEKVYLLFGILTLFVCIWGYFGFRDYPEEMGYHPDNDTSMTQDKIKEFLEQEDGISKSSIWTTSRMLATKETWFISISNGVMLLLASGSMGQMVVRFVSGGMELEMAIKMMTVVGIFAMVGSWAFGKYDYRAGVKKAVLLGIVMMFVACGLYSINSFVPMVVGAAIIGAGLGGSSNFVVSCTSYYWKRKNFKKAYGTILTITTVIGSAGALVVANLANVFNYSVAYWLLMVLAAIAFLCMLFVKEGFVERYEEQLSKI
- a CDS encoding MFS transporter — encoded protein: MEKQARKGFGKGWVLILYAFLAYFTATAVGSAMNVAAGTLSDLRGWSSTLLTSFISLGCIANIVAGFVFGRLSINHSAKKLSILCSIVYIAALLGLGLTSQIWIFAACLIIANGISSALGYQLSPVIISKWFPKRKGMIMGIVTMGIPFCAGVASLIYHAGYSRFGAVGGFSGFIVVAAAAGIILALFITDDPAKVGYIPDNGVAAVSKADKVINKNSIWTTGKLLKTPQVWIHGIALGLQLTFASGLMVQLIPRLLELGYNINTAATMMIASGLLACVGSYLCGLIDQKVGARRAAYTSYIFGAVAMFTNLTGTAVGVWISLVCIGMVVGGAANWPASLCIELFGEDFANGYGVIQPIIQLVGAAGPAFFALIAGATGGYRIPYLAGAGLMIAGLLMFALLAKSDFVKKEEAKYMNA